From the Corvus cornix cornix isolate S_Up_H32 chromosome 1A, ASM73873v5, whole genome shotgun sequence genome, the window CCGCGCATCACGCTGAGGGAGGTGCTGCGCCCGCCGTCGCGCCGGTGCCACATCCCGCCGCACCGCAGGTGATATCCATCCCGCCGCACCGCCGGTGATATCCATCCCGCCGCACCGCCGGTATCACATCCCCCCGCGCCGCCGGTGCCACATCTCCTGGCAGCGCCGGTGCCACATCTCCTGGCAGCGCCGGTGCCACATCGCCCCGCACCGCCGGTGTCACATCGCCCTGCGCCGCCGCCTCGACGGCGAGGAGCCGCCCGTCCTCCGCGGGTGCCGGGGCTCCTCCGAGGGGGCGGGCGAGGAGGCACCCGGTGAGCCCACCCGGTGCCGCGGGGCTTTGTTGCGGCGGCGGCCGATGGCACCTCCCGGGGCGGGCGGGTCGGGGCCGGGCGGGCCCGGCGGAGACGCTCCGCGACTGCGACGCGCCCACATCCCCGGGCGGGCTCGGTCGCCATTTCGTGCGCTGCCCGGCGGGGGCGAGGGCCGGGCGTGTGCGGGGGAAGGAGCTGTCGGTGCTGAACTGCCGCGGACCGCGTTTCGACTCTTTCGCCTTTATTTATCACCCgtactactttttttttttttttttttccccccaccccccgcctTCCTTACAGTTGCGATTTTGTTTAGGCATAAAATAGCTACAATGTGTCTGAATCGCGGGCTTTTCGTGTTTTCCCTATTTTGGCTTCTTGGTGGCGATTAATGCAGAATATCGTGTTGAAGTCTGTGCAGCGAGTGCACTTGTCTCTTTGGTTATAAACTAATAATTAACCAAGCCTTCAGCTCTCGCTGAGGTCTTCAGCATAGATGTGTTAGTTTTGAAGTCTGAAATGTGTTTAAACCAAGACTTCGGAGTCTAAGTGTAAACAGTACCTGATTAATAATGCCAagctgtttaaatatttaagatcATAGTGTGCTTCAGCCCAGTCAATAAGCGTGTTCCATATTGACAAGTACTCTGTGAAAGGAATGCTATTGCTTAGCTCTCTCTGTTATTGGATAAAACAATGGGAAATGTGGTATATAACCTATAGATCGTGGTAAGATGTTCTTTTATCCATAAAGGTCCAGCTTTTGTGTGTTTATTCAAAACAACCTCCTACTGAGTGAAAAATCTGGTATTAAACAcctgggtttcttttttctaatgttCCCCGTCtttgtgcatttctttttctgcgTCTGATTTGGATTCTTAATAAAGTATATTGTGGAAAAGGTAGATGAAACCTGAAAACTTTATTGTATCTAACAGGTGCACTATTAATCATTTCAACATCTTCCATAATTTAATGTAATAGATGTGATAATTTATGGATAGTAGTTATATGGGTCTGTGCATAAAACATGTCACTGTACGACATCAGAAAGCATCTGGACTGTATTTTGAGTTTGAGAGCAGCTTATATGCCAAGAGGCGAATCTTGCCGCTGTTCTCTGGCAAAGGATATCAGCTGGAAAGAGAAGGATAGTTTAGTGTTTTGTAGCTCAAAGGACCTAGAAATCAGAAAGTGACTTGCAGGTGCAGAGTCTTTTTAATACTTGTCTAATGTGTTTGATGTTATCGTTTGTATGAATACACCTCAGGCAtttgtttagttttaaatagaaattgcAATGCAAGTGACCAGACCTGCTAAAGAGTGTTCTGCCTAAGTCTGTGAAAGTTACTTATTTGAATTTCAAAGTACTTTGAAATTCTCTTGGGTGTCTAAAATTAGCTGTCAGACTATATCAGTATAGAACTGGGAAAGTGTTACATTCTGAGAATATTGAATGTAAAGAAGCAAACCCAGAAAGCTGCTTGGTGGTGACAGAACTTGGGATCCATTGAATGAATTCACATTCTGGGTTGTGCAAAGGCAGTGCAGCTAAAGGCAAACTGTACAGCTGTGTGACCACATCGGGTGGTGGGGTAGTATATACAGCTGGTGCTAAGGACGGAGCTTATACCCTCTTCACAACTCATAGATAAATCCACAACTAATCATACTCGTATTAGTATCTTTGTTCTGTCATTAGCATTACTGGCCACAGTAGAATTATTCAAAAGTGATACTGTTCAAGGTGAATGAGATCACCAGAATCTGAGCCTTAGCTACTGTTCCTTACCTTCTTGAAGAAAGCATATTATTTATCAAGCGTACCACAGCTTGTTTGACAAAAAGGGCTGTAATAATAAAATTTGGCTATTTTAAATGgtctttattttcagaaaatgaaataacaaaTCCAGTGATGCATCCTGATACCTCCTGCTAGCTTGTTGCACTCTGGTGTTTCTCTCTGGTGCTCAAAAAGGTGACAGCAGAAGCTTTAGTAACCAAGCTAAGAGTTTCTTGGGATTAATGAGATGTCTCTCTAATTGTcagattttattgttttgagGATTCCGGTTTCAAGTCAGGAGAAGGTGATGCATGTTGCCCATTCTTCCTGCTTTAGTGAAATGACTCACTGTGGTATCTGGACATAAAATACACTGAATACACTAAGGGTTTGGCAATTTTTTAATAGATTATTGCACAGCTCAAATAGCTCAATCAGcctaaaaattaaatctgttttgCCTGTGCCTGTGAAATTGCTGTTATTGTGTAGTTTTATTAATCTGTCTCAAATCACCTTGAATTGTGATTACTTAACTTCCATTATATTGAAATAGTACAATAAAATTGTGCTGTTCAGTTTTCACTGGActtgttcattttttcatgttttatgaaCAGAGTTGGTAAAATGGGAAGTCATACAGAGGAAAGTACATCTTGGTAATGAAAGTTGAGGGAATAATGTAGGAGGTTGTGTGTTGGGCAATATGCAATGAATTTGATTTTGCCTTCCTGAGTGGGCTgatagtatttaaaaaattccGTTATACTTTCTCTGCAGTGATAAtttgttgcattttaaattgGTAAGTGTGTGTATTGCATCTTCAGTATTAAAGACACTGTAACTTCTGCATTTATGAATACTGTCTCATAAATGTAATATTAAGGGAATTTGTAAAGAGTTAATCTCTAATAATAAGATTAACATGATGCGCCGTAAGTTTTGTCCTGCAGTTTGTTAACCAGGAAAGGATAGTTGCAAGCTAGCTGTATTGCTTTCTTCTGAGCTACTGGAGGCTGGCTGAGCTCTCAGTTATTTACCTCAATAGaaaactgaaagggaaaaagtgaACAAAGGAGGTCTGTTTTGCCTGTCCCACTTGCTGGGCTGTTGTCTTTGCCCTTTTCAGTGAAGGAGGGGGTAGAGCTGGGTCAAAGTTGAAGAACACTGAAAAGGAATTCAAGTCTTATATTGAAATGTGAATGATAGCTTAGTTTGAGCGCCGACCACATTTGtttgaattgatttttttctgtctgtgggaGGTTTAACTGACAGATGGTGATGGAGTGGCATATAGACTGCTAGAAGGTACAGCTAGATATGTGTTCAGACCCTGATTAGATGCTCAGTAAACAAGTGCATATCTGATGAGACTTTTAATACTGGAGATACTGATGCTAGACACTGTGCGACACACTAGACATTTGATTGTGTGAATTAAGGGCAGACCCCTGCAGCTGGCATACATTCAGGCTTACTTGTCTAGCCTAATTGCATTGCAAATACTCCTCTGGATTGATCTTTAGCTTCTCCCTTCTAGTAAATGTTGAATAAGTACAGAAATGTTCATCTGGATCCTCTATTAGCTGTTGTTAAGaagctttcaattttttttggtttgctgtATGAATCAGGATGTATCTTAGTATTCATTTTGTGAATACACTGTTTTCCTacactgttttgcttttgaaatggCTCAATTCATAATGTGATTACAGCTTTCCCCTTGTTAACTTTTTAGTATGGAAGCATAACAGCTTGaattataaaatgtttctgtaagaGCTCACAGTACCCTCATTCTACTTTAAGCAACTAAACTTTAtataaaaaagcagcatttgatGCAGAGCATCTCAAATGCATAAAAATAgccaagagaggaaaaaaaggctagTTCAAGTTATGAGGACGTgataactttaaaaaacagcCTCATTAGAAAGGAACTAGCTGTCTAAATTGTCAGTTACATCAGACAGAATTGGTACAGATGTAGTCTCTCTAAATTCTGTAAATACTCATGTAACATTGCTGAATTTGGATGCATCCCAATGGGAATCTAGTTGCCCTGATACTTTGTCTGCACCACTAGATATACATgaccttttaattttctcaggTTTAAAGTATGTAATTGTTACTGTTTGACAGCTTgtttgaggaaaacaaaaatggatCCATAACTTCCTGGTTGTGTTAGTCTTTGGCCACTAATTAGGTTTTTCTGAACAGCCAACCAAAATATTAACATACCATTTTCCTTTAGACTGTTACCTAAGTGAGGAGCTGACAGTGTTTATACACGAGTACAGATTGTCTTTTTCTGATCTGTGCCTCTGACTTCAaactttctttgtgttttcagtgctgctgtgtttgtccAGCGTGATTCTGAGTGTTCCTGTAAAGGATTGCCTTTACAATGTCACGACACTGtagggctctgtgtgtgtctgtgtgtttgcaaaGGCAGTGTGTAATCAGTGAGTGCAGAAGTCAGCCTTTGTACCAGATTTGGAATCAGGAAACAGTCCTGCTGTTGGTGGAGAACAATTCCATGGAGTTAACCTACCAGAGCACAGGTGCCGGCCAAGGGAAGGCTTCCCCACTGAGTACTGTAGCACGGGCAGAGTAGTAGAAATcaacaaaatgcaaaagaagaggaaaaacaaatcttgAGAAGGACCACTTTTCAAGAATGTTTAAGAGTTCAGTGGTGTTCATCAGTAGGCAAGTAACACTTGTTACACTTTGTAACAAGATCAATGGTTCTCTTCACTATTTCTCCAGTGTTTAGAAGGACTAAAAATAGGGTTTCCCACCCTCCTGCTGTTCATCTCTCTAAGAGAATCAAAATGCAGGACGTGCTTGATGTGCCTTCCTTCTTAAAATTTTCAGGTAAtaacaggaagaggaaagctTGGCCACAGCTCTTCTTTGGGTGTGATAAACAGGTTTAGTGACTTGATTACTGCTACTTTGAGTAAGCTGGAATCTGTGGCTCCCTCCACCAAGCCCCACCACCCCCTGTAGACCAGTGCTGTGGTCTCTGGACAAACTAAATATATGAAAGGAAGTTAAATCCTCTTGTATTGGTGCTCTTTTGAaatggaagtaatttttaaattgtcagCTCAGCTGAATTTGTTATGTTTTGTTGCCTTTGTTATATGgcaacaaaaaatcaaaacctggTTTTCCTGTTGGGCAAGATGAGATGTTGATAGGCTGCATTAGCCATTGTACTggtttttcatctcttctgacTAGGTAATTCCTACTGAAGCttagaaaagaaagatataTTCCTTTGCCCACCCTTTCAAAACTGTACAGGATTTGAGTAAGTTTACAACAGGGAATTCttcattaaaagagaaaaaaaatggagtttttGCATACAGTGCTGACTACACTGAGGCCTCTAGGCCTCTAGGCATTCTTGAGTCTTGGAACTGTAAGTTTTGTGTCTTGGTCCagttgctgtgaagagctgtgTTCTCTCCATGGAGGaaagttttttacaatgagaATAATCAGTCATTGGAATaatctccccagggaagcagttGATTCCCCAACACTGGACACTTTAAGATGCATCTGGACAGACTGTTGGGACATCTTGTCTAGActgtgcttttgccaagaaaagCTGAACCAGAGGACCTTGAGATCCTCTTCCAATGTGGTGTTTCTATGGTTCTGTGCTATGTTCTTGGGGCTCTTACAGACAATCCACAGTCTTGCAAGCTCTTCTTTCTGATGCAGGTGTCATTGTTATTCCCTTGGCCTAGGTTTGATTAGGGCATAAGAGGCAGATAAGAACTATTATCAGTATTGGTGCAACTCAGTCTAAGTAGTACTACAAGGGTGTTTGGCACAACTTTGGGCTTGTGAAGGAACTCATTGTTCATTTTGGAGCTGTATGTACCTTTTGTATAGTTTGGTTTGCCTTTTGCCTATTGGAGTGATTGTGTCTTTATAGCATTTTCTATACAGTGCAGTTCTGAAACCTTTAAGGTGAAAATAGTCTTTTAAATATCCCTGTTTTCCCTTAGAagcatttaatgtttttatggACCTTGGAATCTAGTAGCCAGTATTTCAGTGTATTATAAGGCGTAACATCTTTCCCAGACAACACCAAACTTATAATCTCAATATAAATTGAAACTTCaggtgttttctgcttttctgtagttggagtgctttaaaaattgtatCTAAACTTGGTTCTAGACAGGGACAAAATGAGGAATATCTTAACTTACATGTGAGCTATTTCTGCATGATAAAGTTGAAATGTAGGCAATTGCATAACTGGAAAGCAAGCCAGTCCAAGGTGACTAAAAGCTAAATATCTGTTAGACCTTGTAGGTGGTAGTTGTATAAAGTGCGTTTTTAActtaaaaagagattaaaatattgGAACATATAAAAAGAAGAGTGTGACCACCAGAGGGCAGACACAGTGTTTAATGACTCCAACCAAAATCCTTAAAAAGGAGTCTATGACtataaaaatgcagtgagaTAATGACTGAATAAACAACAGAGTAAAAATTCACAAAGTTTCATACATTGACAGAAATATAATACTGTTTAGTGTTTAAGATGAAAGTAAATACATTTGCTTAGAACTCACCTAAGGATTTGTATTTCTACAGTGGAAGTCAGTAGTTCATCAGATCATGCAGTTGACCTGTAAAAAATGAGTTCTTAAGCTTAACTCATTTGCCTTTATATTGAGTCGAGCAggtttttcatttggaaatgtaAAGTACACTCCTTTCTCAATAGTTTCTCCCTTGTAgttaaaagaataaagaatcTCTCTGAATTAAATCTCATGTTTTCCCAGATATACCCCAGGATTTGcatatacttttattttattaataacatTTATGTCCTTTAAAGTGTGTAATTTTGTTCTTCAGAgtattatggaaaatatttaatgttctgGACCTAAAATTAAGTGCTTCAATAAAGTAGCCTTTTTCAGGAAAGCTGTAGAGTAGATTTTAGTGAAAGATAGTGTctagtaatttttatttagcttACTTGATAGGAATGTAGGTGTTTAATAAAGGCAAGTCATGTTTTGGGTTTTACTGCTCATGCAGAGTCTCAAGTTACAGCAATAGTGTCTTgtctttgaattattttcctctaaaaCCTAGACTGTTTttgtgaggaaagaaaagccctTAACCCATTGTTTTGAAGACACAGTATTCTTTACAATCATGTCTTAAAACCTTTGTTTCCTCTCTGGGGTTCTCAACTCTACCAGTTATGCTGGAGTGAAGCATCATCAAAACAGTCTTAAACGCTGCCCCAGATTTCCAATCTCCCTACTGTCATTTCCAGCAGGCACAATCCCTTAATAGCAGGATTTCTGGAGAGATTCTTTGTGAGATGGTTTGCAGATATCATCCCCAAAACTTTATCTGGAGGAATTTCTCCAAGTTACTACTAAAGTTTTATGTAATTCACAACCTTCTCACCCTCTTGGCATTGAAATATGGGAGGAGGTTTCTCATCACCTCCAGAATTGACAGGGTCAGACACTTGAAAGATTATCATGGGAATTAACCATGAACATacaaatctttaaaaatcatttactTGAATAATGTGTcctagcttttttttcccccatgccAAGAAGCCTAGAAACAcctaaaaatgaaatcagagtTGCAGTTAATAATTGGTTGTTTTTTGcacctgttttaaaaaaaaaaattggctaaAGTTATGAGGCTTGATAGCTCTCAGAGCCCAGTTCTTAGAGCCTTAGAGTGGCTCAACAGAGACGCTGTTGCTGAGAACATCTGCAACATCACAATCTGTTGGAAGTTAAGTGGCTGCCAGGGCTAATGCCAAAGTTCACATTAGTAGGAAGACCAGTCTTTGTGTTCATTATGTTATACTGGCATTTATGTGTGTTTTCGTTTCTGAGGTAAAGCTGTCCTAGAAGAGCCAAGCACTCCTGTGAATTCCCCTACCCGCTTAGTTTAACTGAGATTATATTGAAAGACAACCCAACAGCTTCTAACCATACTCATGACAACAAGCTAAAGTGAATAAataccattatttttatttttatagatgGGAAAGTTCAAATTGCAAACTCATAGGTAGCTTCCTGGTTTGACTGTCAATAAAAGCACATATTTATTGGaatggaagagagaagaggaagaaagtgcTGAAACCAGAAGAAAGTGTTCTAGACACAATTGATGGGTACTATGCAGTACAGTTTTTTAGCACTTACGTTTTTCAAGAGTATTGGAGCTTGCTCTGCTAAATATATTCATATTGGTGaattttgttattgttttatTATGTCAGTGTTCAGTACCGCAGTTTAAAAACCATGAGTGAAAGGACACATGGTTAGCATAAGTATTCCACTTTCAGAAGCACTTCTTGTAGTATACCTTGCTCATcaaaagtttccttttctgttagTGAAGCTGCACTTGAGGTGATTAATCTTATTTGTGATGCGGAAAGGAAATCTTAGATTTAGATCAAATTAGTTTAATTCTGAATAGTGCTTCAGTAGCTTCAGTACTGAAAATCTAACAACTACACGGTAAGGAAAATACAACATCCGGCAGATGGCTGAGGGCAATGCCATTAACAGTGAGTTTGGAGAACCAGCATAGCCAGATTATCCTCACTGACTTCAGCATGAATGGATGATATTCTGTTGTAATGAAGTTATTGATTAGATACAAAGCTTGATAACAAAAGGTGATAAGTTTTgaaatttcattcatttttgttATACTTTGAAGCAGGGGGTGTGTTTGGGTGGAGCATCCCTTGCACATCCAGCCAACTGTCCCGGGTACTGGTAGTGGTTTTAATGTTACACTGGCAAGGTGTAATCATTAGAAGAATCATCATACAGTAGTTTTAAATAAAGAGCCTTCCATTATATGTATGTCTGTTGATTCTTCAAGCTATGATTTCTGCTAAggttatttctatttatttttcaggttaCATATTAACTGTGCTATAAATGTAGAAGTGCCCAAATTGACTTCTTGTGAGCAAACTTGGGTAAGAGAGCAGGAGAGTAACTTTTTATGCTGTGCTGTCTGATCTGAGGTCCAAATTAGCGAAGCAATTTGTGTCCATTCATAGTCAACAGTACAACTGATCTCCTTGATATCAGTTACACTGCTGAGTGTTCTTCTGTAACTtactgtgtgtatgtgtgtgttatccctgtggctttttttaaacttttaataaTTATCCGACCCCTTTACCGCCTTGGataattgaaacaaaactaTGCTTGTAGGGAAGGAAATGAGGGTGGTAATGACACCTTCTAGGGTGATGATTGTACTGTGCACATCAGCACCGGTTCCCAGCTGGTCCTAAGGTGTAACTGGTGTTTCAGTGTGCTCATCACTGTTGACTCAAAGCAGTCATGGTATAAAGGTCTGATCTTTAAGGAGTACGAAAACTGTTGGAATCACCTAACAGTGTATATAAAGagatcaaaataaaaccaaacttgTCTGTagaggttgggttttttgagaaGCCAGAGTTGTGAAGCTGATTGCACTTGGACTGACTGAGAACCTGTAATGTGAGTGGTAGGTGCAACCTTCCCTTGGGAAATACTATTCTAATCCTGTCTGGGTAGTAATTTAAAGTACTTGCAGGAACATTGGTGATACAGTGACGTTACTTCAGCtatttgagaaaaatgtgtGAGAAATATGTGGAGTTCTATTTTTCCATCTGGTGTCATTACTTCAAGATTACATGAAACTATCTCAGTGTATCTGGCTTTTTCTGGTCTACCGTCTATGTAAAATGGGAGTAATGCCTGAAGGATTGATCTGAAGCTTGAATTGGGCTTTTGatcattttctgtcatttagTTCAGTGCAACTTtgataaaacaaatatttctagGTACTATGCCAAAAACATTAATTTGGAAACCATTAAGGAAGCAACACAGATGCAGATAAAGTAGGCTTAATGTGTTGACAAATTTTGTGAGATGACCATAGTGTTTCCTTGAAAAAGACAGTGTAATCCCTTGTCTCCAGATAAGTTTCTCAATACTGTTGCACAGTCAGACAGCTGTTTGTTTAAAGAGTGAATGGGAAAAGCAATTGACTGGTTTCTGTTGTGTTGAGTAATGCTCATCTGGGGAATCTAATCTCTTGGATGGGATCTGATGGTCCTTTACCAGATGGTGGTGCAAGTCTCTTCATCTGGATTAAATGAGACTCCACAAAGTATTTTCTGCTGATTATGCACGAtctgtttcttttggtttaCAATAAACTCTATCCGATTTTGTATTTCCTGGCTGTCTTGCATATACACGGGGGATTGCTGTGTAAATAGGAAGAGTTTCAGCTGCCTCAGGGAGTCTCTGGGAATGCTGGATTCTCAGCATCAGATGCTATTTGTGCTTGCAAGCAGCTCCAGTTGGCCTGTatgcagctggagctgcctaGGGAAACTTCAGGGACTGTCCATTATTCTCAGCTGAAGAGGTCCTGTTTACCAGCTGCCTTGTTGTAAAGGCAGGTGAGAGTTTATTCAGTTATCCTGCTGTGCAAATGCTACAAGGGACTGGTTTGAGATATTTCAGTAGAACAGTTCCTGGTCCATGCTGGAGGCTGGTGAGTAAGTGTGCTGGgtgtgcacacagacacagcctTGATACCTGGTAACTCTATGGTgccttgaatttatttttctccactATTATAAATTCTGTATATCTTGCCACAATATAAAGTATATTGGTTTAGACCATAATTTGGTAGTAAAATCAGGATAAAGGAACTGGTACACGTTttacagaatttctgaaaaaaatttttggtattgtgctgttttcctggaaGCACACTATGTCTTAAGTAGTTTCTGTGCTAGTGTTAATTGCTAACTTTACAGCCATTGCCACTAACAGCATGTAATGTTTCAAACAGCCTACTATAGCTTCTGAAATTGGATGTCTTTATTCTGATGACAACATGGTGTACAAATGTTAGTACTCCATCAAGATGGTGTAGCAGGGGAGTTGAGCATTGGGAAATTCCATCAGGCTTCTGAGCTTCAGTTGATGAAGTCCTGGAGGATATTGCCACAAATGTATCCTTTTCCCTCCGGCATCTGCTTTTAGCTACTATCAGAGATGAGTCCTTTGGGATACTTGTTATCGTGCTAAGCGCATGCCATACTTGATAGGACATACAGcacttgcatttttaaatttaaagagaaCGTCAGATTAAACTAAACTAGATCAAGGCTTGGAACCCTTTTGGACTCTCTAGGATATCTTTGTGACAAATTTTAGTGTAATAATTGAACATATCTGTAAACAGTGTTCATGGTGTGTTTATACATAAAAAAGTGGAATCCTGTCTTCATAACTTAAACACAGCTGTATCAGAATCTGAACTATTTGGTATAGGGCAGAACTGCCcaacagaattttgtttttagCATTTTGCATCTGGTTGAAAAATAACTCTCTGAGGACCAGTCCAATGAAATCCTTGTCTGTCTGTCCTTAACAGCATTAAGGAATCATTAGGATATTGTATCTAACTTTGAATTTGTTCCTGTGCTGAACAGAGTGAGAGGCAGATGTTTAAACCAGGTGACTTCCATAAatcctttccaaccttaactACTCTAATTATTCTGATGTCTTCTGTCTGTTTCAGAACAGGTTTCTCTGTAGTTCTTCTGTGGatgaaagaactttttttttccccccccagtGACTGGATCACAAAAGAAGTGGGAGATCCTGCTTCTGTCATGTTcagatttgttgttgttgttttggtttggtttggttgattggtttttttgttttgttgttggggtttttttgtttggttcgGTTTTTagtttttgtggtttgttgggtttttttggttggttggtgggTGTTTAttgttggtggggttttttttgttgtttggtttggttttgttttgctatttttttacTGGGCTTCATGGGATCTCAGTCAGTTCTGTGCTCTGGGTTCTACCTGCCAGGACCCAGAGCATGCCCTGAGCCCCTGTGCAACAGGGAATGAATGGCTGGCAGAGGTTGTATGCCGAATTATACTCTCCAATGAGCCTGTATTCTGTAATAAGCCATCGGCAGGCCTGTTCAATCAGCTCGTCGCATGTGGAACTTGAAGTTGGATCTCCCATCCTTAAGTATGTGCTCTAGCCATCTGGCTGAGGAGGAAGTGGGCAGAACTGTCACTGTTTCTGCTTCTCAGGAATTGTGATCCCTATCACATCTGACTTTTGCAGTTCTTCAAGAGAATTCTTGTAGGCTTCAGGTGCTTAATCACATCTACTTATAGAGCTGCAGAGTGTTAAACCAAAGATAAGTGCTTATCTACCCAGAATATGTGCTGTGTGCGCAGCTGGGGGAATGAAGTTGATTCTCTAGGAACTTCTAAGGCTGAGTTGTGCAGTGTACTTGGGTATCTGCCTGCATTCTGGGACTTTTTAATGCTAAAAACTAAATTGTTGTTCAAAATTTAAGTGGGATAAGGTGAATTAGCATAAAGTTTAATATTAACTTCATACCATAAAGTTATAATCTGTTTTATTAATGGCAAAGCTTTGTGTtaccatcccatcccatggatgTAAGTAATTCACCACACTGGAACATTAGACTCTACTTTAATTTCCAAGGATAAGTGATGATAACTctctaatttaatttatatttgtaCTAAAATACTAAACCTCAGTTCATACCACTGGTGTTTATGTATACCACAAATGATAAAAGGACTATTCataaagtaaagaaaaagcCCTAAACCAGGTCTACTACATGAGTCCTGGTTTGGATGTTGCATTTGTGATTAGAAGACATTGATTTGCTGTGACAGGTATTTTTAACGGGATTTACAAAATGCAAATAGCATTATGTAAGACAGATTACCTATGGCTTTAATACAGGATTGGTTTTAAGCCAGAGGCTGCATTTTGCTGGGTTATGTatgtttgtttaaaactgaGCACATTAGGATTAGGCTTGGCAGAATAACATTTTCCAAATCCTTGATATTCTCAGGTTAGGTGACTTC encodes:
- the LOC104698315 gene encoding translation initiation factor IF-2-like isoform X2, producing the protein MATEPARGCGRVAVAERLRRARPAPTRPPREVPSAAAATKPRGTGWAHRVPPRPPPRRSPGTRGGRAAPRRRGGGAGRCDTGGAGRCGTGAARRCGTGAARRCGTGGAGGCDTGGAAGWISPAVRRDGYHLRCGGMWHRRDGGRSTSLSVMRGAVTETARRVNPDLDSQ
- the LOC104698315 gene encoding translation initiation factor IF-2-like isoform X1 is translated as MATEPARGCGRVAVAERLRRARPAPTRPPREVPSAAAATKPRGTGWAHRVPPRPPPRRSPGTRGGRAAPRRRGGGAGRCDTGGAGRCGTGAARRCGTGAARRCGTGGAGGCDTGGAAGWISPAVRRDGYHLRCGGMWHRRDGGRSTSLSVMRGAVTETASLRITSQKGKSAIWTH